Proteins co-encoded in one Candidatus Dormiibacterota bacterium genomic window:
- a CDS encoding sulfurtransferase TusA family protein codes for MAESTIERTAEIRVDRSIDCRGLLCPMPIVKTGIELRSLAPGQVLKVVTTDRGAIADMPAFVEDTGNSLLEWHQDGRDLVFYIRKEAQSE; via the coding sequence ATGGCCGAGTCAACCATCGAGCGCACGGCTGAGATCAGAGTAGACCGCTCCATCGACTGCCGCGGCCTCCTCTGCCCAATGCCCATCGTCAAGACCGGGATCGAGCTCAGAAGCCTCGCGCCTGGGCAGGTCCTCAAAGTCGTCACGACAGACCGCGGCGCCATCGCGGACATGCCGGCCTTCGTCGAGGACACCGGCAACTCCCTGCTGGAATGGCACCAGGACGGTCGCGACCTGGTCTTTTACATCCGCAAGGAGGCGCAGAGCGAATGA
- a CDS encoding DsrE/DsrF/DrsH-like family protein, which yields MAVEVANILTESDVRRIVHDEVAEAFKRDPAAKRVCLIASKGSLDWTYPPLILASAAAAAGMETSIFFTFYGLNIIRRDFPEKVRVSPVGNPAMPMPIPMADSFTSLPGMKAFATAQMKAKFKKYGVASIRELISVCRDSGVRLIACTMTMEVFRLKQSDFIDGVEYGGAGAFLSEARRAHVTLFI from the coding sequence ATGGCTGTAGAAGTCGCAAACATACTGACCGAGTCGGACGTTCGCCGCATCGTCCATGACGAGGTAGCGGAGGCTTTCAAGAGGGACCCTGCCGCCAAGCGGGTCTGCCTGATTGCCTCGAAGGGCTCGCTCGACTGGACCTACCCTCCGCTGATCCTGGCCAGCGCCGCCGCCGCGGCCGGCATGGAGACCTCAATCTTCTTCACCTTCTACGGGCTCAATATCATCCGCCGGGACTTCCCCGAGAAGGTCAGAGTGTCACCAGTCGGCAACCCAGCCATGCCGATGCCTATCCCGATGGCCGACAGCTTCACCTCCCTTCCCGGGATGAAGGCGTTCGCCACGGCGCAGATGAAGGCGAAGTTCAAGAAATATGGTGTCGCCTCAATCCGCGAGCTCATCAGTGTCTGCCGCGACTCGGGAGTCCGGCTGATCGCCTGCACCATGACGATGGAGGTCTTCCGCCTCAAGCAAAGCGACTTCATCGACGGCGTCGAGTACGGAGGCGCCGGAGCATTCCTCTCCGAGGCCCGCCGCGCGCACGTCACCCTGTTCATCTAG
- a CDS encoding HD domain-containing phosphohydrolase, producing MAELLAALSLASDLAHNLPTESALRNALIAVGIGRRQGLAGQDLSDIYYLSLLHHIGCTGAAVFAAQLAEGEDIDLFFTFFAADYADRLQIMGKTLTSLNRHRSAATRARTTFNLMTKGDSTMKLMQASTCEGASRLAARLGMTSGVCAGLYEVYSRWDGKIFAGAAGDGISLASRIVHVAHVAEFFHRRAGRQAAAEVVGRRAGTELDPDLARMFVTNADDLLAPMEAGSLWDAALDAEPEPQRCVPRFRLQEIAAAFADFTDLKSPLMMGHSKSVAELAARAGGLLGMDRELLTTLKIAALLHDLGQVSVPNGIWEKRDRLSPGEFERVRLHPYFTERILSHSALLAPYGQLAGLHHERLDGSGYHRGLRAANLPAAARVLAAADTYHALIEEAPYRPRMAPAEAAKELEAEAASGRLDREVVGATIAAAGQKVATARAAWPGGLTEREVGVLREVARGRTNKEIARTLFISDATVHSHVLNIYTKIGVNSRAGAALFAMENDLVHA from the coding sequence TTGGCGGAGCTTCTCGCTGCGCTCTCGCTAGCCAGCGACCTGGCCCACAACCTGCCAACGGAAAGCGCGCTCCGGAATGCGCTGATCGCGGTGGGGATCGGGCGGCGGCAGGGGTTGGCCGGCCAGGACCTGTCCGACATCTATTACCTGTCGCTGCTGCATCACATCGGCTGCACGGGCGCGGCGGTGTTTGCCGCGCAACTGGCCGAGGGTGAGGACATCGACCTGTTCTTCACCTTCTTTGCCGCCGACTACGCGGACAGACTCCAGATCATGGGCAAGACACTCACGAGCCTGAATCGGCACAGGAGTGCCGCCACCCGAGCACGGACCACCTTCAACCTGATGACCAAAGGCGATTCGACCATGAAGCTGATGCAGGCATCAACCTGCGAAGGGGCTTCACGGCTGGCTGCCCGCCTCGGGATGACGTCGGGAGTCTGCGCGGGACTCTATGAGGTGTACTCGCGCTGGGACGGCAAGATCTTTGCCGGTGCCGCCGGCGATGGGATTTCGCTGGCGTCTCGAATCGTCCACGTTGCCCACGTGGCAGAGTTCTTTCATCGACGCGCCGGACGGCAGGCGGCCGCGGAGGTTGTAGGCCGGCGCGCCGGGACAGAGCTTGACCCGGATTTGGCGCGGATGTTCGTCACTAATGCAGACGACCTTCTGGCGCCAATGGAGGCTGGGTCCCTGTGGGACGCGGCGCTCGACGCTGAACCGGAGCCGCAACGATGTGTGCCGAGATTTCGGCTGCAAGAGATTGCCGCTGCGTTCGCCGACTTTACCGACCTGAAGTCGCCGCTGATGATGGGTCACTCCAAGTCCGTCGCTGAGCTGGCGGCACGAGCGGGCGGATTGCTCGGAATGGATCGCGAGCTACTGACGACGCTCAAGATCGCCGCGCTTTTGCATGACCTGGGCCAGGTCAGCGTGCCCAACGGGATCTGGGAGAAACGGGACCGGCTGAGTCCCGGCGAGTTCGAGCGGGTGCGCCTGCACCCGTATTTCACGGAGCGGATCCTGTCGCATTCCGCTCTGCTTGCTCCGTACGGGCAACTGGCCGGGCTACACCATGAGCGGCTCGATGGCTCTGGCTACCATCGCGGGCTTCGGGCAGCCAACCTGCCGGCGGCCGCTCGAGTGCTGGCGGCTGCCGATACCTATCACGCGTTGATCGAAGAGGCTCCATACCGTCCGCGGATGGCGCCTGCTGAGGCGGCGAAGGAACTCGAGGCTGAGGCGGCCTCGGGCCGGCTCGATCGCGAGGTAGTGGGCGCCACGATCGCGGCGGCCGGTCAGAAGGTGGCAACGGCCCGGGCGGCCTGGCCGGGCGGCCTGACTGAGCGGGAGGTGGGCGTCTTGCGGGAGGTCGCCCGCGGGCGGACCAACAAGGAGATCGCGCGGACGCTATTCATCTCCGACGCCACCGTGCACAGCCATGTGCTGAACATCTATACAAAGATCGGGGTCAACTCCCGCGCCGGTGCTGCGTTGTTCGCCATGGAGAACGACCTCGTCCACGCCTAG